The Mucilaginibacter gracilis genomic interval TTGTTAACATCTACCTGGGCATAGTATACAGGGTCTATTGCTTTTAAACGCTCTGCAAGAGGGACGATGCCGTCTTCAGAATATTCCGCGTTTAACCGCTCTCTCATTGCTGTATCAACTGGAGGTAATTCGTCAAAGCCTTCGCAAACAGCTTTAATATATAAACCGGAGCCGCCGGCCAATATGGCAACATCGCGCTCTTCAAATAGCTCGTCCAGTAAGGCTAACGTTTGTTTTTCAAAGTCGCCGACATTAAAACTATCGGTAACGGAATGCGAATTTATAAAGTAATGTTTAGCTCGCGATAATTCATCTGGCGTGGGTTTGGCCGTGCCGATTGACATTTCCCGGTAAAACTGACGCGAATCTGCCGAGATAATTACAGTGTTGTAATGATTGGCCAGTTTAATAGCCGTTTCCGTTTTTCCAACTGCAGTTGGCCCGGCAATAACAATTAATGTTTTTTGTTTAAACACTGGCATAGCCTCCTGAAAATCTATTCTATCAATCAATCCTTCAGGGTTAATTATGGCACATTACCCCGTTGTCAATATCGTTAAACGGGGTAATGTGGGCTTTGTGGTATCTATTAATAATCGTCTTTATCGCTGGCATCTTCTTCAAAGCCATCGTTATCGGCAAATTCATCGCCAAACTCATCTTCTTCATCGTCCGAGTCATCACTATCTTTACCTCGAACTACTTCATCCGGATCTGCTACCTCTTCAAAATCTACAGTTTCCTCGGCAACCAGCTCAAGTTGGTTTAAAAAGTCAAAATCGTCATCGGTTGCAACTGCTGCTGTTTCTGTCGGTGTAAATACATTGCCAAACTGTTTAGGTGCTTCTCCAACGCTTTTCGCCACAAAAGGGTAAGTTACGCCGGGAGTTTCGTTTAGTATTTTAATCAGTTCCACATGGAAATCAAACGGGCGATCGAAATTAAAGGTGTAATAAAATTTTTGGTGCGGATCGTCAATAAAGCTGCTCAGTTTTGATTTTTCCATCAAAGGCACGCCGCGGTCTATCCTCCGTTGGCTGGGCATATAGGTAATTTCCTGACCCTTCATCCATTGATCGTTACTGATATAAAACGACGAAGGATAATCGTGCTTGTAACCGGTTGAAAAATGTATCGCCTTGTGCAGATCTTCAAAGGTATGGGTTGATTTAATATCAACTTCCCTTATTACATCGTCATAATCTTCAAAAGAAACTTTAAACCTATAAACAGCCATTACAATTAGTAAATTTTAAAAGTCAAAAATAATATTTTAATCTGATTTTCTGTTTGCCACAACTTTTAAGCCAATTTCTTGTCCTTTTTTAATTGTATAATCAATTGCGGCTTCCCGCGAGTTCAAAATCTCGCCTTCCAATATAGCCTCGCGTATCTTTTGTTTGATAATACCTACCTCACGGCCCTCGTTAATACCAAAAAGTTCCATAATGTCCAACCCGCTAACCGGCGGTTGCCAGTTACGTATTTTATCGCGCTCTTCTACCTGCTTCAATTTTTGCTGTACGAGCTCAAAATTATTGCGGTATTTT includes:
- the miaA gene encoding tRNA (adenosine(37)-N6)-dimethylallyltransferase MiaA, coding for MPVFKQKTLIVIAGPTAVGKTETAIKLANHYNTVIISADSRQFYREMSIGTAKPTPDELSRAKHYFINSHSVTDSFNVGDFEKQTLALLDELFEERDVAILAGGSGLYIKAVCEGFDELPPVDTAMRERLNAEYSEDGIVPLAERLKAIDPVYYAQVDVNNPQRIIRALEVTESTGKPFSSYRTANTKQRPFNIIKIGLNLPRELLYQRINLRVDNMINEGLLAEVESLLPYRHLNALSTVGYKELFDYLDGKTDLTTAIGLIKQNTRHFAKRQLTWFNKDKAIRWFAPEQFAKIIDSVELYSDLR
- a CDS encoding IS1096 element passenger TnpR family protein — translated: MAVYRFKVSFEDYDDVIREVDIKSTHTFEDLHKAIHFSTGYKHDYPSSFYISNDQWMKGQEITYMPSQRRIDRGVPLMEKSKLSSFIDDPHQKFYYTFNFDRPFDFHVELIKILNETPGVTYPFVAKSVGEAPKQFGNVFTPTETAAVATDDDFDFLNQLELVAEETVDFEEVADPDEVVRGKDSDDSDDEEDEFGDEFADNDGFEEDASDKDDY